The sequence AACATGAAGAAAAAACTATATATGCACACTTTGAGATACAGATAATGCTAACAGAACAACACAAGTAGCAGATTTTGATTCCATTGTAATCCATAGTTTGCAAATCAAACAtgtacttgaaaaaaaaaaaaatagaaacaaagacAGCAACTAGAGCATTGCAATCCCCCTATTGAGAATATTGAATCAGCTGAAATCACATAATAGAACAGCCAGTGACATTATCATCACTAAACATGTGCCTGGTTTGTTCATCGAAAATAGCATTGTAAGGTAGCTCTGCGTAGGAACTGTGAGCATGGCCGTTGTAGCCATGCACGCGGTAGTTGTAGGAAGAAGGCGGGGCAAAGTAAGTGCCCGGCCTGCTGTAGAATGTGTCGTAATAATAATGGTTCATATAGTTATGGTATTCAGGATTATATGGATATGGCCATAGTTCAGCTCTCTTTCCAGTTTTTCTCACTGTTTTGAGGACCTTTTTCTGATCTGCCCAACCTGTTACTGTCACCTTTTGCATGTTCATGTCTATGTCAATGTTGTCCACTCCTATGAATGCCAAAAATGAAACAAAGTAAATCCAAAGGTTTGTTACATCACCAAGGGACTAAAGAAGACGATGTAAACATGCATTCTCACAGCCTGTTTGgttaagtttttggaaaattgaaagtatttttttttttttgctgaagTGCTTATTCTAGAGAGCTGAAGTTTTACCAAGTTTTTATGAAAAAAGCtaattatttttaagtcataTTAGAAGTTGTTTGtcaaaataaagttttagaaaaAATAGTTATTCCTTGAAACATCTTTGGAATCTTGGCGAAACACAAATAGTTGTAATATCCATAACAGTGttctttaaattgatttgtcAAACATAAACGGCTTCtctccaaaatttttcaaaatcgcTTATTAATTTTGAAAGCCTGATCAGATTGGCTATTACTAATACATATATTAACTTATAAAAACTCAGAATATCAGAGACTTTTATCACTTAGTTATCAAAGCTTCCTTGGCAAATTAACATAGATGCATTGTTTTAATACGTTCTGCTATACATAATGGCCAACTGAACGTACGTACTACTCTTACACTTGAgaaaataaattaatagaataaggatttaaaaaatatcaattcttCAAATCATATTAATGGGTTTAGGATCCCAAGACTAATtggataatgaagaaaatccattctatatttctatataaaagcATGGAGACACAAAAAAATCCTCACCAGCTGTGTGAATGACGACTTTGGTCATATGTCTATTTGGTGGATGATAATTTAAACGTTGGCTCCAACTAAAGCTtgcaagaaaattattttataggAAAAATCATTGTATAAAATATGCTTTATATTTATTACAGTTCAATTACAAAGCTCGGCAGGGTTGTCttatcaaaaaaatcaaatacaaaaggGGAGGAGCAAAGGATAGTCGGTACGTGGGATAAGGATACTAATATTTGAAAAGAATTGAGATTTTATCGCATGTTTGGTGTGAGATGATAGCCAATTTGGgattattgtatttcataatttgtAATAACATGATGAGATTATTATCCCatattaaaagattaaaataaaataatctcatgaaaTATTTCTGTTTATTCATCCCGCCTATCAAACTACCACTGAGGTTTATTGTGAGAAGAGATACGAACCATGAAGCTTCTTGAGAGCCTTCCTTACTTTGCTTTCGCATCCTTGACAGTCCATGTGCACTCTCATTTCCACGATCTAAAATCAATAATGTATAACTAATTTAGAATTTTATGTATTACAAGTTcgtaatataaaaaatatttatacaattaaATCACTTGTAATGAATTACAAAGAATTTTTATGATAAACATGGATTGACGTCTGATAAAATTGATAACTAACTTGCTACTATCATATATTGAAAAATTCACCAGCTTTAACACTTTTCCTATTTTAAGCATTTATTTGTTAATAATCTCTCTCATACAACGGCTACGGCGCAATATGCGTAAGTCATGATGAAAACAAATTAAAGTGGATTGTTCCACACTTATTTTTAACAAGGCTAAATTTTTTAGCATAACACAATCTTATATTCAAGTAGAGAAATTGGAGTGGAAGAGCCACTtcgtacatattttttttttgtgtgtgtgtgtggggggggggggcatCCACTagtttaacttttattttattttttcatgcaattcttcttgaCCTCGACAGAAAAAAGATAGCAACAATTAACTTTTTGCATATTGTTACTTAAAAAGTGTTCATTGCTACtactttatatattatttatcttcATTTGACTAGAAGATATATGTAGATAATATTATAGATAGGCGGATATATGTTATTCATATACTTGTCCAAGGAGAGTGAATTTACCATTCTTTGTCCGGAAATTACACTGCATAAATAGGttgaattaatatatatatatatatatatatatatatatataggatcgCCCAGTTCCTATAGAACGTATCACTAAAATATCCCTAGAGgagtatgtgtatgta comes from Capsicum annuum cultivar UCD-10X-F1 chromosome 2, UCD10Xv1.1, whole genome shotgun sequence and encodes:
- the LOC107861181 gene encoding heavy metal-associated isoprenylated plant protein 28-like encodes the protein MTIVEMRVHMDCQGCESKVRKALKKLHGVDNIDIDMNMQKVTVTGWADQKKVLKTVRKTGKRAELWPYPYNPEYHNYMNHYYYDTFYSRPGTYFAPPSSYNYRVHGYNGHAHSSYAELPYNAIFDEQTRHMFSDDNVTGCSIM